A window from Dunckerocampus dactyliophorus isolate RoL2022-P2 chromosome 15, RoL_Ddac_1.1, whole genome shotgun sequence encodes these proteins:
- the smim20 gene encoding small integral membrane protein 20: protein MSKNRKITLIFGGFVTAVAAAFYPIFFYPFTHKDEYREVQKVNRAGIKQDDVQPAGLKVWSDPFKSSDK from the exons ATGTCCAAAAACAGGAAAATTACCTTGATTTTTGGAGGGTTTGTAACTGCCGTTGCTGCAGCGTTTTACCCTATATTCTTCTACCCGTTCACCCACAAAGACGAGTATA GAGAAGTCCAGAAGGTGAATCGTGCTGGAATCAAACAGGATGATGTGCAGCCTGCAG GTCTCAAGGTCTGGTCTGATCCATTTAAGTCGTCAGACAAATGA
- the man2b2 gene encoding LOW QUALITY PROTEIN: epididymis-specific alpha-mannosidase (The sequence of the model RefSeq protein was modified relative to this genomic sequence to represent the inferred CDS: deleted 1 base in 1 codon) — MRFLSVIFYFISCSFVSTDENKPIQAFVIPHSHMDVGWVYTIQESMHAYAANVYTSVTEELSKAKHRKFIAVEQEFFRLWWDNVASDSHKKQVRQLVKEGRLEFILGGQVMHDEAVTDLDDEILQMTEGHGFLYETFGVRPQFSWHVDPFGASATTPVLFALAGFNAHIISRIDYDLKDGMQQNKKLQFVWRGSASLKEQIFTHTMDHFSYCTPSHLPFSNSSGFYWNGVALFPDPPKDGVYPNMSLPVTKATVQAYARTMVENIKRRAAWFRTKHVLWPWGCDKQFYNSSVQFNNMDPLINYINQKSEEFGVTVQYATLSEYFLAVHQSDLVWEVRGSKDFLPYSTASQQAWTGFYASRNVLKGVARRASSQLHAAETLFTRYPPRLPRGPVAKDWALAKLRSLRWAVSEVQHHDGITGTESPKVAEMYLQHLTQAMMGVDELLAAIFLLPHNLNIDGNNYHTKGAHQTMEQHVIVYNPLAWNITTLVNVTVTFPFARVFDDARQAVPAQIQRSALSNRTYDLFILVELGGLQHRKYLIKFSEKPCSRRSKCRETFEARGVPFERRSVRDWKKTARRLLPVLSESYKLMFDQDTNLLHSITYLQDKRRVRMTQDFWEYQANGDVQTGPISDNYIFSANGSAVRAYEAVQMEIVPGTVMSEIRQYFYRNESDEDYAFSVITRVPQCFGGKVECHRLEQTYSLGPLPVNTEVVFRTSSSIKSERTLYTDDNGYQMMKRTHTEFTNNTLARNYFPMVRAAYIEDELSRLVLVSERAHGVSSQASGQLEVMLHRRLWNNLPWNLGYNLTLNDSSVVRPTLWMMLGSKGVTSKLYQRAAIELQHTPVVMAIDRPREGEGKGWLEKEPRGSSPSRAVVLPPNLHLLSLSIPGWNYSSHHDVHLGRIHSDKHRQPEPDYDRVLLRIMHIFEEGEDPELSKPITINLQDVLQAVGAVSAVEERSLTGTWDVGRMQRWTWKTTEEISSKNLSSSSAGEEHFSVTISPKQIRTFFVYFKPRSRFL, encoded by the exons ATGAGGTTTTTATCCGTCATCTTTTACTTTATTTCCTGCTCATTTGTGTCGACAGACGAAAACAAACCAATCCAGGCATTTGTAATCCCGCACAGTCATATGGATGTGGGCTGGGTGTACACCATTCAG GAGAGCATGCACGCCTATGCAGCCAATGTGTACACCAGTGTGACAGAGGAGCTGTCAAAGGCGAAACATAGGAAGTTTATCGCCGTGGAGCAGGAGTTCTTTCGACTGTGGTGGGATAATGTGGCCTCAGACTCACACAAGAAACAA GTCCGGCAGCTTGTGAAAGAGGGCCGACTTGAGTTCATCTTGGGAGGCCAAGTGATGCACGATGAAGCAGTCACTGATTTAGATGATGAAATCCTGCAAATGACGG AGGGCCACGGTTTCCTCTATGAGACGTTTGGGGTGCGCCCTCAGTTCTCGTGGCACGTAGATCCGTTCGGAGCCTCTGCCACCACGCCGGTGCTCTTCGCCCTGGCCGGCTTCAACGCTCACATCATCTCTCGCATCGACTACGACCTGAAAGACGGCATGCAGCAAAACAAG AAATTACAGTTTGTGTGGAGAGGTTCTGCCTCTTTGAAAGAGCAGATCTTCACTCACACCATGGACCACTTCAGCTACTGTACGCCATCTCACCTGCCGTTTTCTAACAG CTCTGGTTTCTACTGGAATGGCGTGGCCTTGTTTCCCGACCCCCCTAAAGATGGCGTGTACCCCAACATGAGTTTACCTGTCACCAAGGCAACAGTGCAAGCTTATGCCCGGACTATGGTGGAGAACATCAAGCGGAGGGCTGCCTGGTTTAGGACCAAACATGTTCTGTGGCCATGG GGCTGCGACAAACAGTTCTACAACTCCTCAGTGCAGTTCAACAACATGGACCCTCTAATCAACTACATCAACCAGAAGAGTGAAGAGTTTGGGGTAACAGTCCAGTATGCAACACTTAGTGAATACTTCCTCGCCGTCCACCAATCAGATCTGGTCTGGGAGGTCCGTGGCAGCAAAGACTTCCTCCCTTATTCCACAG CATCCCAGCAGGCCTGGACGGGGTTTTACGCTTCTAGAAACGTCCTGAAAGGGGTGGCAAGACGAGCCAGCTCCCAACTTCATGCAGCAGAGACTCTCTTCACACGGTACCCGCCTCGACTACCCAGA GGACCTGTGGCTAAAGACTGGGCGCTAGCAAAACTGAGGTCTCTCCGCTGGGCCGTCTCTGAG GTGCAGCACCACGATGGCATCACGGGCACAGAGTCTCCCAAAGTGGCAGAGATGTACCTGCAGCATCTCACACAGGCCATGATGGGTGTGGACGAGCTTCTGGCTGCAATTTTCTTGCTTCCGCACAACCTCAACATAGATGGCAACAATTACCACACAAAAG GTGCTCACCAGACGATGGAGCAGCACGTCATTGTTTACAACCCATTAGCGTGGAACATCACCACCCTCGTCAACGTCACTGTAACCTTCCCGTTTGCAAGAGTCTTTGATGATGCCAGACAAGCCGTGCCTGCACAG ATCCAAAGGTCCGCCTTGTCGAACAGGACCTACGACCTCTTCATCCTGGTGGAGCTAGGCGGCCTTCAGCACAGGAAGTACTTGATAAAGTTCTCAGAGAAGCCATGCTCCAGGAGGTCCAAGTGCCGCGAGACATTCGAAGCGAGGGGGGTTCCGTTCGAGAGACGAAGTGTCCGGGATTGGAAGAAAACAGCCAGAAGGCTCCTTCCGGTTCTAAGTGAAAGTTACAAGCTCATGTTTGACCAGGACACCAATTTACTGCACAGCATCACATACCT GCAAGACAAAAGAAGGGTACGGATGACGCAGGATTTTTGGGAGTACCAGGCCAACGGCGACGTCCAAACCGGGCCCATCTCCGATAACTACATCTTCAGCGCCAACGGTTCAGCTGTGCGAGCGTACGAGGCTGTGCAAATGGAGATCGTTCCAGGCACCGTCATGTCTGAGATCAGACAGTACTTCTACAG AAACGAAAGCGATGAGGACTACGCCTTCTCTGTCATCACCCGGGTCCCGCAGTGCTTTGGGGGAAAGGTCGAGTGTCACAGGCTGGAGCAGACCTACTCACTGGGCCCCCTCCCCGTCAATACAGAGGTCGTCTTCAGGACCAGTTCGTCCATAAAGAGCGAGCGGACCCTCTACACGGACGACAACGGCTACCAGATGATGAAGAGGACCCACACCGAGTTCACCAACAACACCTTAGCCAGA AACTACTTCCCCATGGTGCGGGCGGCCTACATTGAGGACGAGCTCAGCAGGCTGGTGCTGGTCAGCGAGCGAGCCCACGGGGTGTCCAGCCAAGCCAGCGGACAACTTGAG GTCATGCTCCACAGACGTCTGTGGAACAACCTGCCCTGGAACCTCGGCTACAACCTGACCCTCAACGACAGCTCGGTGGTCCGACCCACGCTATGGATGATGCTGGGCTCCAAGGGCGTGACCTCCAAGCTCTACCAGCGGGCGGCAATAGAGCTGCAACACACGCCTGTCGTCATGGCCATCGACCGGCCACGTGAAGGAGAAG GGAAAGGCTGGCTTGAGAAGGAGCCCAGAGGAAGTTCTCCTTCACGTGCTGTGGTGCTGCCCCCTAACCTCCACTTGCTCAGCCTCAGCATCCCCGGCTGGAACTATAGCTCCCATCATGACGTCCACCTCGGTCGCATCCACTCAG ACAAGCATAGGCAGCCTGAGCCGGACTACGATCGCGTCCTGTTGAGGATCATGCACATCTTTGAGGAGGGAGAAGACCCCGAGCTCTCAAAGCCGATCACCATAAACTTACAG GATGTGCTGCAGGCTGTTGGGGCGGTGTCGGCCGTGGAGGAGCGTTCCCTGACAGGGACCTGGGATGTGGGCAGAATGCAGAGGTGGACATGGAAAACTACAGAAGAAATATCCTCAA AGAATCTTAGCTCCAGCAGCGCTGGAGAGGAACATTTCTCAGTGACCATCTCGCCCAAACAGATCAGAACTTTCTTTGTTTACTTCAAGCCCAGAAGTCGTTTTCTGTGA
- the si:dkey-19b23.7 gene encoding uncharacterized protein si:dkey-19b23.7 isoform X3: MTSVSGFKYFQPWLRGKEELLLTVVNEDLGWHSPGFAVSRASSSSGSSSSDASASSSSLSLASGASSPQPGGPEGPPSPTHETHKHVDSSEEHLLPASPSDGEIAEPEVNCTLFLLAGYVKYGRPYAWIRSNHERLVSIGGSDSMLRDTPMKLKSITDWQGGGVRVWDVVSELVCLCTVPFPSNPFALDLRYIQSLPAPERFLVTGALLNFLEMYVVYGNRNELHYVKVVEELKPLRRVHVHTLLEVQKLKRNTRLVSTPTEHDSSAED, from the exons ATGACCAGCGTCAGC GGTTTTAAGTACTTCCAGCCTTGGCTGAGAGGGAAAGAAGAGCTGCTGCTGACTGTTGTCAACGAAGATTTG GGCTGGCATTCCCCGGGCTTCGCCGTGTCCAGAGCGTCCTCCAGCAGTGGCTCCAGCAGCAGCGACGCGTCAGCCAGCAGCAGCTCCCTCAGCCTGGCGAGTGGGGCCTCGTCCCCGCAGCCTGGAGGGCCTGAGGGTCCACCATCTCCGACGCACGAGACGCACAAACACGTTGACAG CAGTGAGGAGCATCTCCTGCCAGCCTCCCCCAGTGATGGAGAGATCGCAGAGCCT GAGGTGAACTGCACCCTCTTCCTGCTGGCGGGCTACGTGAAATACGGGCGTCCTTACGCTTGGATACGCTCCAACCACGAGCGCCTGGTCAGCATCGGAGGCAGCGACTCCATGTTGAGGGACACGCCCATGAAGCTCAAGTCCATCACAGACTGGCAGGGCGGAG GTGTTCGTGTGTGGGACGTAGTTAGCGAGCTGGTGTGTCTCTGCACCGTCCCCTTCCCGTCCAACCCCTTCGCCTTGGACCTGCGCTACATCCAAAGTCTCCCTGCGCCTGAGCGCTTCCTCGTTACGGGGGCGCTCCTCAACTTCCTGGAGATGTACGTGGTCTACGGGAACCGTAACGAGTTGCACTATGTCAAAG TGGTGGAGGAGCTGAAGCCTCTGAGGCGTGTGCACGTCCACACCCTCCTGGAGGTGCAGAAGCTTAAGAGGAACACCAGGTTGGTGAGCACGCCCACTGAGCACGACTCTTCTGCAGaggactga
- the si:dkey-19b23.7 gene encoding uncharacterized protein si:dkey-19b23.7 isoform X2, with translation MTSVSKREREQRRKLQYFLSDLALLGSLQGFKYFQPWLRGKEELLLTVVNEDLGWHSPGFAVSRASSSSGSSSSDASASSSSLSLASGASSPQPGGPEGPPSPTHETHKHVDSEEHLLPASPSDGEIAEPEVNCTLFLLAGYVKYGRPYAWIRSNHERLVSIGGSDSMLRDTPMKLKSITDWQGGGVRVWDVVSELVCLCTVPFPSNPFALDLRYIQSLPAPERFLVTGALLNFLEMYVVYGNRNELHYVKVVEELKPLRRVHVHTLLEVQKLKRNTRLVSTPTEHDSSAED, from the exons ATGACCAGCGTCAGC AAAAGAGAGAGGGAGCAGAGGAGGAAGCTGCAGTACTTTTTGTCTGACCTGGCTTTACTGGGCTCATTGCAG GGTTTTAAGTACTTCCAGCCTTGGCTGAGAGGGAAAGAAGAGCTGCTGCTGACTGTTGTCAACGAAGATTTG GGCTGGCATTCCCCGGGCTTCGCCGTGTCCAGAGCGTCCTCCAGCAGTGGCTCCAGCAGCAGCGACGCGTCAGCCAGCAGCAGCTCCCTCAGCCTGGCGAGTGGGGCCTCGTCCCCGCAGCCTGGAGGGCCTGAGGGTCCACCATCTCCGACGCACGAGACGCACAAACACGTTGACAG TGAGGAGCATCTCCTGCCAGCCTCCCCCAGTGATGGAGAGATCGCAGAGCCT GAGGTGAACTGCACCCTCTTCCTGCTGGCGGGCTACGTGAAATACGGGCGTCCTTACGCTTGGATACGCTCCAACCACGAGCGCCTGGTCAGCATCGGAGGCAGCGACTCCATGTTGAGGGACACGCCCATGAAGCTCAAGTCCATCACAGACTGGCAGGGCGGAG GTGTTCGTGTGTGGGACGTAGTTAGCGAGCTGGTGTGTCTCTGCACCGTCCCCTTCCCGTCCAACCCCTTCGCCTTGGACCTGCGCTACATCCAAAGTCTCCCTGCGCCTGAGCGCTTCCTCGTTACGGGGGCGCTCCTCAACTTCCTGGAGATGTACGTGGTCTACGGGAACCGTAACGAGTTGCACTATGTCAAAG TGGTGGAGGAGCTGAAGCCTCTGAGGCGTGTGCACGTCCACACCCTCCTGGAGGTGCAGAAGCTTAAGAGGAACACCAGGTTGGTGAGCACGCCCACTGAGCACGACTCTTCTGCAGaggactga
- the si:dkey-19b23.7 gene encoding uncharacterized protein si:dkey-19b23.7 isoform X1: protein MTSVSKREREQRRKLQYFLSDLALLGSLQGFKYFQPWLRGKEELLLTVVNEDLGWHSPGFAVSRASSSSGSSSSDASASSSSLSLASGASSPQPGGPEGPPSPTHETHKHVDSSEEHLLPASPSDGEIAEPEVNCTLFLLAGYVKYGRPYAWIRSNHERLVSIGGSDSMLRDTPMKLKSITDWQGGGVRVWDVVSELVCLCTVPFPSNPFALDLRYIQSLPAPERFLVTGALLNFLEMYVVYGNRNELHYVKVVEELKPLRRVHVHTLLEVQKLKRNTRLVSTPTEHDSSAED, encoded by the exons ATGACCAGCGTCAGC AAAAGAGAGAGGGAGCAGAGGAGGAAGCTGCAGTACTTTTTGTCTGACCTGGCTTTACTGGGCTCATTGCAG GGTTTTAAGTACTTCCAGCCTTGGCTGAGAGGGAAAGAAGAGCTGCTGCTGACTGTTGTCAACGAAGATTTG GGCTGGCATTCCCCGGGCTTCGCCGTGTCCAGAGCGTCCTCCAGCAGTGGCTCCAGCAGCAGCGACGCGTCAGCCAGCAGCAGCTCCCTCAGCCTGGCGAGTGGGGCCTCGTCCCCGCAGCCTGGAGGGCCTGAGGGTCCACCATCTCCGACGCACGAGACGCACAAACACGTTGACAG CAGTGAGGAGCATCTCCTGCCAGCCTCCCCCAGTGATGGAGAGATCGCAGAGCCT GAGGTGAACTGCACCCTCTTCCTGCTGGCGGGCTACGTGAAATACGGGCGTCCTTACGCTTGGATACGCTCCAACCACGAGCGCCTGGTCAGCATCGGAGGCAGCGACTCCATGTTGAGGGACACGCCCATGAAGCTCAAGTCCATCACAGACTGGCAGGGCGGAG GTGTTCGTGTGTGGGACGTAGTTAGCGAGCTGGTGTGTCTCTGCACCGTCCCCTTCCCGTCCAACCCCTTCGCCTTGGACCTGCGCTACATCCAAAGTCTCCCTGCGCCTGAGCGCTTCCTCGTTACGGGGGCGCTCCTCAACTTCCTGGAGATGTACGTGGTCTACGGGAACCGTAACGAGTTGCACTATGTCAAAG TGGTGGAGGAGCTGAAGCCTCTGAGGCGTGTGCACGTCCACACCCTCCTGGAGGTGCAGAAGCTTAAGAGGAACACCAGGTTGGTGAGCACGCCCACTGAGCACGACTCTTCTGCAGaggactga